The following nucleotide sequence is from Capra hircus breed San Clemente chromosome 4, ASM170441v1, whole genome shotgun sequence.
TAAAAGCCAAAATTATTTTGGTAATTTAGTTTATGAGGGATGCCTTCATTTCAAGGACTCCTTCATTTTGCTATGCATTTGGAAAGAGATCAGCTTCTGTTGATGAACTAAAAGAATCCTATTTCCAATATATACCATCTATATGCTTAGTATATTTAAGTTCAACACTTGCAAGCCTGCTCAGTTTCCAAATACATAACAACAGTGAGGATCTGATGGCAGTAAGAAAGGTAACAGCTTCAGTTTGCAACGTACAAATCTATCTTAAAATGCATCCTGATTTCAAAGATGTTAAAATGAGTTTGTGTGGGGGTTGAGGgtgagtgaaagtctctcagtcgtgtccaactctttgggacccatggacagtagcctaccaggctcctccatccatccatgggattttccaggcaagagtacgggagtgagGGGGACATACATCTCAGAATCAGTGAAATACCACGCATCTGTAGAATGTCCATGGTTTAATTCTAGAATGGAGGAGGGAAAAGCAGCTTTGGAAGAGCTTCTGAGGCACAAGAAATCCAAAGTAGAGGAACCAGCCAGTAGAAGACTCCCAGAgttgtgttgtttagtcattgtgtccaactctttcgtgaccccatcgactgtagctgctgggctcctctgtccatgggatttcccaggcgagaatactggagtgggctgccatttccttctctagggcccAGGGTTACAGGTAGCCAACTTTCATTGATTTTGGGGTTTGGGACAGTGATGTTTGAAACTCCGCTTTAACTTCTTGTTTCTGTTCTATCGTAATACTCTTATTACCCCATATATTCATTAAAAACCTGCTACAACAATACAATCTGTAGAGAAATCAGAAATGTCATTAAGAATCACCTtggcacctgccaatgcaggaaacacggttcgattcctggtccaggaagatcccacgtgcagcagagcaactaagcccgtatgccacaactacttcgcatgtgctttagagcccaggagccacaactactgaagtcagcgcaccctagagcctgtgctcctcaaccaGAGAGGAGCACAACTAGTCggccaactagagaaagccccaatgcagcaacgaagactcagcacggccataaataaataaatactttttttttttttttaaagaatcacctTGGAACACACACCAAAGCAGACATGCATGAACTCTGATAAAAATAAGTGTTAACAGGTCAGTCTCAAGATAACATCGCAGCTGGATACTGGGTATTTCCTCAGGATACACACCAATGGTGGGGCAGTTTACTcaacttttttctcttaatttactAGTATTTTCTTCTTGAAACTTTATCCTCCCTTGGTTTCCATGCCACCATTCTCTCCAGTTTCCCTCTCTCCCTACTAGGTCCCTGTTTTCCTTCACAGGACCTTTGGTCTGCCCTTAAACGTTGACAATCCCTCTCAAAGTCTCTCCCCATTCCATCTCATTCACACAATTCACTAATCGACACTCAGTTTTTAACTCCAAGTTCTGGACTTAAATTTTCAATCAGTAACTCATTAGGGTTTGATGTGAAGCACCATCCATTCTCCACACACCTGCTCCTTCCAGTATTCCGTATCTTGGGCAGTTTCAAACATGGACTTTTCAGAAGTAACCACAATCACTTAGAACTTTAAGACACATctggaaagggaggagggagtggagaaAACGGACGCAAAGGTGAGTCTTAAAAGTCCTGATTCTGTGTCCTTCTGCAGGTCTGGTTCGAAAGCCCTCAGTTAATCTTCTGGGTCTGCCATGAAAGGATTTACCTAGGGCAGAGACCGAGGCACACTCACCTCCTTGTCTCAAAGTACTCAAATCCCAACACCTCTGTGGAATGCTTTGAAAATCTGGTCACTACACCCAATGCAATACAGATCATGATCTACTCGACCTAAAACAAATGCACATCAGGCAGAGGTCTGCAGGTCTCACAGGTGTTTAAGAGAGCAGTTTAGTTCCTGAAAGGGGAGGCACGaaacagaaaagataaagaatCATTTAAGAGAAGCGGAGATTTGGCGGGACTGAAAAGAGCTCCCCTGGTTCAGAGCCCCGTGCGCTGGAAGAAATGGAGGCTGGGGAGTCTGTGCACGAGACGGACAAGGCCCAGAAGAGATTCGCCCGCTTGCGCTCCCCTCGGTCATTGCTTCCCTGGCTGGAAGCGCGGATATAGCTGCTTCCAGGGGCTCCGAGGTGACGAGGCGCCAGGATCACACGCCAGAAATCTGCGTTCCTCCCCTCGGACCCACTAAGGACCCCCGGACTCTCCCCACTCACCTGCGCCCCCTATCAGCGGCCATCTGCTCCTTTGGCTGGAGGGCTGACTGGGACCCCGCGCTCGGCGCCGCCATTTCCCGCTTTTCCCGGGCTGTGCGCGCACCCCCTACAGCCCAAACAAACCGCGAGCCTCCGGGTCCTCAGCATCCCTCCCCCGGCCGCCGGCGCGCAACGCGCCTGCGCACGGCCTCCTCTAGCTCCGCCCCTACCCCTCCACGCGAGGCCGGCCCTGCCGGAGCGGCCGCCGCAGCGCGCGCAGGCGCAGAACCCGCACGGTGGGCACGCTGACCAATAGGGCGAGCGAGCGCGCTAGGCGGAAGGGGAAGCGAGGGCCGCCCCGCCCTACGTGGCCATCCGATTGGTCGATGGTTCCCGCGGAAATCATAGCTCCCTCCCCGGCACCGCCCGCCTCTCCTCGCCCGCCTATTGCGAGAACTCTGTGGAGATGGGTGTGGCCGGACTTTTCAATTTATTGAACTGTTGGGACCCGCGTAGGGAGGACAAGGAAAGCACTGAAAGGCCCTGGACAGCTTCCCTGCGCAAAGAGTGAGAAGAGTGGGTCAGCGATGGTCGAGCAGCTCCCTCGGGCTCAAACCTGTGTTACAGGCTGAGACCGTGATTACGGAGAAGCTGGCGTTCTGTTTGGATCTGAGGAAGCCGGTCAGGGAGCCTGGGGTAAAACCCAGCGTCACAGCGCAGGGGTGAGGCTGAAGCAATCGCACACAGCGCTCAAGTGGCTCCAGTGCCTCACTTAACAGATGATTTATGAGGGAGCCTTAGGTATTCGAATTCCTTGGTGGCCCAaacggtaaaagcgtctgcctacaacgcgggagacctgggttcgatccctcggtcaggaagatcccctggagaaggagatgacaacacactccagtacttttgcctggaaaatcccatgggcggagaagcctggtaggctacaatccatggggtcgcaaagagtcggacacgattgagtgacttaacTGTCACTTTCTTTCTTAGATATTCCACCACCTCTCTCCAAGAAGGTCGGGTCGATCATCATATCCACCCATCCTGAAAATCAGAAGTCTCTCCCCGCTAGGGCAGTTTAACTCCCTGCTTCCCCATCAGATGGggaccctgcattgggaactgCTGTCCAGcccccctgatggctcagttggtaaagaatctgcctgcaatgcaagagacccgggtttgattcctgggtcaggaagatccactggagaagtgataggctacccactccagtattcttggccttctcttgtggctcagctggtaaacaatctgctacagtgtggaagacctgggttcagtccctgggttgggaagatcccctggagaagggaaaggctatccactccagtattctggcctggagaattccatggattgtgtggtccatggggtcgcaaagactctcACAGgacagagcgactttcactttcactccagccccccagccccactgCGCAGGACCTGCTCCCTTTGTAGAACAGGGACCATCCCAGTTGCAATTCCCTCTGCTCCTCTAGGAGGCTGGCTTACTCCTGGTATACTCAGCCCGCCCTGTCTGCAGACACAATTGGTTCCAGTTCTGTATACAGGAAGTCCTCCACCCCCTCACCAGCCATTGACCAAGAGGGGAACAGATGCTTGGGTGAACTGGCTTCTGTTGCCTTGTACTGAAAATACAAACTGGTAGATGAAAATACATctaggtagatgaacctagagcctgttacacagagtgatgTAAATCAGAACGAGAAAAATACTGTACATTAATGGAtgtttgtgcatgctaagtagtttcagtcgtgtctgactttgcaactctatggactgtagcctgccaggctcccgtccgtgggattctccaggcaaggataccgcagtgggttgtcatgccttcctccaggggaatcttcccgacccagagattgaacctgcatctcttgtgtctcccttcgttggcaggcaggttctttatcactagtgccacctgggaagcccatactaatgtatgtgtgtgtgtatatacatatatatacacacataatctagaaaaatggtactgatgaacgtatttgtagggcaggaacagagacagatgtagagaatgaatTTGTGAGCAgcacaggaggggaaggggaggatgggattaactgagaaagtagcactgaAATACATACATTATCTTGTGTAAAGtaaacagctagtgggaagttgctatgtggtgctctgtgacaacctagaggggtgggatggaggctcAAGACAGAAGGGATATATCTATGCTTAGGACTAATTcacgttgtatggcagaaaccaacacaacattgttaagcaattatccttaaacttttttttttttaatcatatatatactgaccttctccccctacctctttggagcagtttctcagaactaTTTGAAATGGTTTCTCCTGGGCTATACTTCTCATTCTGTCCCAAATaaaacaactcaaaaaaaaaaaaaaaaaaaaaagagaataagaaaaaagaaaagacagaggcaATGAGATCTGAAGAGCAAAGTTCAAGACTTTGTGTCATTTACTAGCAGAGTGCTCCTGTgcaaattatcatttttttttttctgaccattAGGGccctcatttcacaaatgagggcAATAACCCCTCATTTTTGTTATCTAAAATAGAGCCAAAGCACCTGGAACAGAAGCATCAGAATGTCACTCagatattgtttcttttcttctttccctagATTCTCTGGATCACTTCCTCATCTCGTCCTCGGTCTAACTCTGGATATGGGGTAGGTTGCTGAATATTGCCTGAAGACTCAAATTTTGCCACCTGGATCTCTGGGATGGGCCACCTCAAAACCGGGCAGGGCTCACCACAGCCCGACTCCTCTCTGGGTCAAAGTTTGCATTTGTGATGTCCAGGTGGGGACACAGTTCCTGACACCTGACAGGCACTGGGAAGCAATGGTCCGAAGAATGAGTGGGTCTGGTGCCGAAAGATGATATATCCTCGGAAAGTCCTTTAGGGGGGTGTCCAGTTGTTTCCATAGAAAACATCATCATCAGAGTGATCACAGCTGACTTCATAGGCAGGGGGTGGAGTCAGAGGTTCCAATCTGGGGGTTGTCCACAAGGTCTGCAGATCAGGAACAGTGGACGCAGCCCGTGACCACCGAAGCCGCAGGCTGACTGGAGGTCTTCTAGGACTTGCTGAGGTCACAGACCCCTCTGAGCCCACTCGCCTGTCCAGTCTGGCTCTCCTGGGCTCCTCTGGGTGGTTAGGCTGTCCTTCCTCAAGTCCTGGGGGGATTACAATGCTGCTGTAAGAGGGTGGTTGGTCCAGCTCTTGGTGCGGCTGTGGCTGCGGCTCCGTCACTGTGGCTTCGACATAGGTTGGCACCTCAAAGGCTTCGTTGTCcctgagtgggggtggggggagaaataAGGCCATTAGTGGCTTCCTAAAAGGagccttttttccctttctgtcttcTATCAGCAAAAGACCCCTCCACTCCCTGCTATCAGTGACCAGGGAAAGCAGAATCTGTATGCCTGGAGGCCAGAAGTACAAAGGAAGAATGGGTCCACGTGTACTCTTCCAGTCCTGCCCATCCCCTCAACTCACCGTGCATTGCTGGAGGCCCCTGGGCTCTCGGTCTGCACTGATCGAGACCCCCATTCCAAAAAACAGGCCAGGAGGCAGCCCAACAAAAAGAAGCCACCCAAGCTGAGAAAGAAATAAGCCACAGGGGTGATGTCCGGCCGTATCCCCAGCAAAGCCAGCCCCAGGAGGAAGGAGGTGCAGCACAGGAAGAGAAGCGGCTTCTCCAGTTTCCCCCACGGCTGGCCTGGCACCATggcccctccccaggctcctgcaAAAAGACACACAGCTGTTGTGTCCAAACTAGCAGTTGGCATCACGGCTGGGTCAGATTTCAAAGTAAGCCTATCAGACACCTCTGTCTGGCTTTGTTCTTTCTATATCAAATCAAAATAAATGGCCCAAAGAAATGATCTGCagggtccccccacccccagctctggaGTTTTCTCTAGGATCACCTAGGAGTATGATCCCGGGGTATCGATATATTTGGAACAGCCAGGAAACCAGCCCAGGAGTTCTGACTCCCAGCCCCTGTTTAAGTGTATTTGCTGTGCCATGACCTCtagttccttcctttttctttcttccctgtgaCTTCTCTTCCAGCTCCACATTTCTAAGCCTTCCAGGTCCCAGTAGTGGGCAGGCCCTGCCTGGGGCCTCTCTGTGCTCCCGGCATCTCAGGAATCCAGGTGATGGGCAGGCCACGCCCCTTATTTTTGCTGGCTCTAAATCTACCCCCCTCCCAACCTCCCCAGTCCCAAGCCCTCAGTCTGACCTCAGCCTTACCCTGTTTGACCCCCGTCTTCCCATTTCCTCCAATCAGCCCATGCTCCAGTCGGAGGGAGAAAAGTGTATACAGACACAGGATACAACTGCCTGAGTGTCTTACAGACCAGGGTCTTGAGTGAGGGACCTCGGTCCACTAATTCTTGACCTCTCCCCGTCCCACATCTGTCAGGGTCCACCACCCTCTATGGGCCCTAACTCAGTAAACTCAGACTTCAAGTGTCCTGCCTGAAGTTATTACCAAAGGGGCTCCGAGGCTGGTGGGGAGAAGCCTTTTCTTTGCTCTGCAACACAGCAGCAACCAGGCAGCCTGCCAGGAGTCCCCTGAACTCTGCACAGGAAGGAGTCACAGGTTCTAGAAAGGGGCCAGACGCCCTCCTTACACCCCAGTCCCAAAGGCACGACCCTCCTGCCCTCTTACCTGCGCTAGGACTTCCACACCTGTCTGAGCTCACTCGGCAGTAAGTAGGTTGGgacggggaggaggagggaggaagagatggGGCGGAGCCCACTGGTTCCACCCACTTTTGTGCCCAGATCCCTACATTCCTGCGCaagcttcctccttcctttctgctCAAGGCTGAACTCCTACTTTTGCCCCACCTGGAATTTTTCTGACTCTTAGTTACTCTATCCCCAACCCCCACAGAGCCCTAGAGAGAGTACTCCCCAACCTCACCCTCAGTGATCTTTGTACTTTGGATCAGAGTTAAATTcatctttccttctcccttcttctcAGGGCACTTGGTATTCCCTGCAGTTTGCATTATATTTAGCTAATAATGTTTTGTGCCTGGGAGCAAGATGTCAAGCtgggccctgtggggctcctgggcacggAGGTCTTTTTGTCCCCCATTTCTTAGAGTCAaaactccagcctccatgaccttctccgagttccaaagagcagaacagttgctaatcaagggAGGAACAGTCAGGAAACCAcctgaggcaagattaaaggGACCAGAGAGGCTCAAGGTTAGGAGCCCCAACCACCTAAGACCCTGAATACATCCTCACTTTTTTGAAACTTTGCAGAAGAGAGAATGCAAGACTGTTACTGCCTAGACGCTTATCACACACCCTTGCCCAACTATATAACCTCTCCCTACTCACCCCGGCGTGGGGCACATTTCCTGAGACCCCACTGTTTTTTTGTGGCCagccattctttctttctcctccataaCTGTCTCCATATTTATGTTTGGCATTGGTGCACagagagccaagattttggcaacaAGCAGAGCAGAGACTGTGGTTTATTTAATCTCCGTGTATCACATAGTGCTTTGCACACTGATATGTCCTGCTTCCCCTACCAAAGTATCATTTGTATAAATTCCTTATTTTCTGCAGACCTGTAAGATGTGTTCGTGTGTATGCTACTTTGCTCAGTtaactcttttttgttttaaattttactgcTATAAATTTTATTGAGGGTGATGGGATAGTACTTCATGTGCTGTgtaagtgtgtgcatgctcagtcgtgtctgactctgtggactgtagcccccaagtTCCCCcatccttggggattctccaggcaagaatactggagtggattgccacttcctcccccaggggattttcccatccCAGGGAGCTGACTGGTgtgtccttcattgcaggcagattctttaccgctgagctgt
It contains:
- the TMEM139 gene encoding transmembrane protein 139 isoform X1; translation: MPTASLDTTAVCLFAGAWGGAMVPGQPWGKLEKPLLFLCCTSFLLGLALLGIRPDITPVAYFFLSLGGFFLLGCLLACFLEWGSRSVQTESPGASSNARDNEAFEVPTYVEATVTEPQPQPHQELDQPPSYSSIVIPPGLEEGQPNHPEEPRRARLDRRVGSEGSVTSASPRRPPVSLRLRWSRAASTVPDLQTLWTTPRLEPLTPPPAYEVSCDHSDDDVFYGNNWTPP
- the TMEM139 gene encoding transmembrane protein 139 isoform X2 yields the protein MVPGQPWGKLEKPLLFLCCTSFLLGLALLGIRPDITPVAYFFLSLGGFFLLGCLLACFLEWGSRSVQTESPGASSNARDNEAFEVPTYVEATVTEPQPQPHQELDQPPSYSSIVIPPGLEEGQPNHPEEPRRARLDRRVGSEGSVTSASPRRPPVSLRLRWSRAASTVPDLQTLWTTPRLEPLTPPPAYEVSCDHSDDDVFYGNNWTPP